A genome region from Sulfitobacter sp. W027 includes the following:
- a CDS encoding M42 family metallopeptidase, whose amino-acid sequence MNIDLLKDLCETPGVPGREDRVRDLITREIEGLFDHVETDAMGSLLCRRDAKAGDGKAPKIMLLCHMDEIGFLVSHVSKDGFLYLQPVGGFDPRNLFSRRVMVCTDQGDLKGVMNPGGKPIHISSPEDRKKIPEVSEFFVDLGLGEKAKDIVKVGDFVVMDEPFLEMGDQFVSKALDNRVACWLGIEAIRKLADKGRGAEIHVAFTCQEEVGLRGARTAAYKVQPDIGLGIDTTLACDTPGVPDHMATTRLGRGFGLHVRDSSFIADVGLVSEIEKLAEARNIPFQRTMLAAGGQDGAAAQQAAAGARAVGIVVGTRYIHTVTEMVSKSDLQAALDILVAYLEGFDGKAA is encoded by the coding sequence ATGAACATCGACCTATTGAAAGACCTTTGCGAAACCCCCGGCGTTCCGGGCCGCGAGGACCGCGTTCGCGATCTGATCACCCGTGAGATCGAAGGCCTGTTCGACCATGTGGAAACCGACGCGATGGGCTCCCTCCTTTGTCGCCGTGATGCAAAGGCAGGCGATGGCAAGGCGCCCAAAATCATGCTGCTCTGTCATATGGATGAGATCGGTTTTCTGGTCAGCCATGTGTCGAAAGACGGGTTTCTTTACCTTCAACCTGTAGGCGGCTTTGATCCGCGCAATCTCTTCTCGCGCCGCGTGATGGTCTGCACCGATCAGGGCGATCTGAAAGGCGTGATGAACCCGGGCGGCAAGCCCATTCACATCTCCTCCCCCGAAGACCGCAAGAAGATCCCCGAGGTGTCGGAATTCTTCGTCGATCTCGGGCTCGGGGAGAAAGCGAAAGACATCGTTAAAGTCGGTGACTTCGTGGTGATGGACGAACCCTTCCTTGAGATGGGCGATCAGTTCGTTTCCAAAGCGCTCGACAACCGGGTGGCTTGCTGGCTGGGCATTGAGGCGATCCGCAAACTGGCCGACAAGGGCCGCGGGGCAGAGATTCACGTGGCCTTCACCTGTCAAGAGGAGGTCGGCCTGCGCGGGGCACGCACCGCGGCCTATAAGGTGCAGCCAGACATCGGCCTTGGCATCGACACCACGTTGGCCTGCGACACACCCGGCGTGCCGGATCACATGGCGACCACACGCCTCGGCAGGGGGTTTGGCCTGCATGTGCGCGACAGCAGCTTTATCGCCGATGTGGGGCTTGTCAGTGAGATTGAGAAACTCGCAGAAGCGCGCAACATCCCGTTCCAACGCACCATGCTCGCCGCCGGGGGACAGGACGGCGCTGCAGCTCAGCAGGCCGCCGCAGGCGCGCGGGCTGTGGGGATCGTGGTAGGCACCCGCTACATCCACACGGTGACCGAGATGGTCTCGAAAAGCGATCTACA
- a CDS encoding TRAP transporter large permease, protein MIASAIGFAAVFVLVLLRLPIAFAMGLVGMIGLVYETSYRASISMVSRLIIDTSQDYGLSVIPLFILMGLFVNKGGISRELYQVSNAFLGHFRGGLAMATIVACGGFAAICGSSLATAATMSKVAMPEMRKYGYADSLSTASIAAGGTLGILIPPSVILVIYGLLTETSIGALFIAGIVPGALGILLYLCAVRFSVAMNPEAGPAGPRSTWGERLRALNHVWSVLALFALVIGGLYGVLDFWPIHLAFSPTEAAGMGAAGAFLIALARGGLSWAGLREVLEETTLTTASLFSVLIGAWIFSNFVNLAGLPEGLLATVTALDLGPWVVMGLILVIYIALGCIFESMSMLLLTVPIFFPLVTSLGFDPVWFGIIVVVVTEISLITPPVGLNVFVLKGVVGDVSTGTIFRGVTPFWLVDILRLILLLIFPALVLFLPGQM, encoded by the coding sequence ATGATCGCATCTGCCATCGGCTTTGCCGCCGTTTTCGTCCTCGTCTTGCTACGCCTGCCGATTGCCTTCGCCATGGGCCTCGTTGGGATGATTGGGCTGGTCTATGAGACCAGCTACCGCGCCTCAATCTCCATGGTATCGCGGCTGATTATCGACACCAGCCAGGACTATGGCCTGTCGGTGATCCCGCTTTTCATCCTCATGGGGCTCTTCGTCAACAAAGGCGGCATCAGCCGCGAACTATACCAAGTGTCCAACGCCTTTCTGGGTCATTTCCGAGGCGGGTTGGCCATGGCCACGATCGTCGCTTGCGGGGGCTTTGCGGCGATTTGTGGCTCCTCCTTGGCCACGGCGGCGACGATGTCGAAGGTCGCCATGCCAGAAATGCGCAAATACGGCTACGCCGACAGTCTTTCGACCGCGTCTATTGCGGCGGGCGGCACGCTCGGCATCCTGATCCCGCCTTCGGTGATCCTGGTGATCTATGGGCTGCTGACTGAGACCTCGATCGGCGCGCTGTTCATTGCGGGGATCGTGCCCGGCGCGCTTGGGATCCTGCTCTACCTCTGCGCGGTACGCTTTTCCGTCGCCATGAACCCTGAAGCCGGCCCCGCTGGCCCCCGTTCCACATGGGGCGAGCGGTTGCGGGCGCTTAATCACGTTTGGTCGGTGCTGGCGCTCTTTGCGCTGGTAATTGGCGGGCTCTACGGCGTGCTTGATTTCTGGCCGATCCATCTGGCCTTTTCCCCGACTGAAGCGGCGGGGATGGGGGCGGCAGGTGCCTTCCTCATTGCTTTGGCGCGGGGCGGGCTTAGCTGGGCCGGACTTCGTGAGGTGCTGGAAGAGACCACGCTGACCACAGCCTCGCTCTTCTCAGTGTTGATCGGGGCATGGATCTTCTCGAACTTCGTGAACCTCGCGGGTCTGCCCGAAGGGCTGCTGGCGACGGTCACGGCGCTCGATCTCGGGCCTTGGGTGGTCATGGGGCTGATCCTCGTGATCTACATCGCACTCGGATGTATTTTCGAGAGCATGTCGATGCTGCTGCTGACCGTGCCGATCTTCTTCCCGCTCGTCACCAGCCTTGGTTTCGACCCGGTGTGGTTTGGCATCATCGTCGTCGTAGTGACTGAGATCAGCCTGATCACACCGCCAGTCGGCCTCAACGTCTTTGTCCTTAAAGGCGTCGTCGGTGATGTCTCTACGGGTACGATCTTTCGCGGCGTCACGCCTTTCTGGCTGGTGGACATCCTGCGGCTGATCCTGCTGCTGATCTTCCCGGCGCTGGTGCTGTTCTTGCCGGGGCAGATGTAG